From Carya illinoinensis cultivar Pawnee chromosome 5, C.illinoinensisPawnee_v1, whole genome shotgun sequence, one genomic window encodes:
- the LOC122309793 gene encoding probable prolyl 4-hydroxylase 9: MKGKAKRSKTNLGLPIVILICFLFFVAGFFVSSLFSQDVPRVRPRLRTLELVEEIEQEGQLGSMPHGDTGGASIESIPFQVLSWKPRALYFPNFATAEQCETIIKIAKTNLKPSLLALRKGETAESTKGTRTSSGTFVSASEDETGVMDLIEQKIARATMIPRTHGEAFNVLRYELGQKYDSHYDAFNPAEYGPQQSQRVASFLLYLSNVEEGGETMFPFENGSNIGTGYDYKKCLGLKVKPRQGDGLLFYSVFPNGTIDRTSLHGSCPVIKGEKWVATKWLRDQEQDD; this comes from the exons ATGAAAGGTAAGGCGAAGAGATCCAAAACAAATCTAGGGTTGCCAATCGTCATCCTCATATGCTTCCTTTTCTTCGTCGCCGGTTTCTTCGTTTCCTCGCTTTTCTCTCAG GATGTGCCTAGGGTTAGACCGAGGTTGAGGACGCTTGAATTGGTCGAGGAGATTGAGCAGGAGGGGCAGCTGGGTTCGATGCCACACGGCGACACCGGAGGAGCTTCTATTGAATCAATTCCTTTTCAG GTTTTAAGTTGGAAACCACGAGCTCTGTATTTCCCAAATTTTGCAACAGCCGAACAGTGTGAAACCATAATTAAGATTGCAAAGACAAACCTTAAGCCATCACTTTTGGCTTTGCGAAAGGGGGAAACTGCTGAGAGTACCAAGGGAACAAGGACAAG CTCAGGAACGTTTGTTAGTGCATCCGAAGATGAAACTGGAGTCATGGATCTTATTGAGCAAAAAATTGCTCGTGCTACAATGATTCCAAGAACCCACGGTGAG GCATTCAACGTTCTGAGGTATGAACTTGGGCAGAAGTATGATTCTCACTATGATGCATTCAACCCAGCCGAATACGGCCCACAACAGAGTCAAAGG GTTGCTTCTTTCTTGTTGTATTTATCCAATGTAGAAGAAGGTGGAGAAACCATGTTTCCTTTTGAG AATGGCTCAAATATAGGTACAGGCTATGATTATAAAAAATGCTTAGGTTTAAAAGTGAAGCCACGCCAAGGGGATGGCCTTCTATTTTATTCGGTGTTTCCAAATGGAACAATTGATCGG